One genomic window of Nakamurella panacisegetis includes the following:
- a CDS encoding GroES family chaperonin produces the protein MLHDKILIKLSGAAGERTSRGGIVIPATAEVAKRLIWGEVQGIGQHVRSVKIGDSVLFSPDDQFEVEIGGETYLVLRERDLQAVASEAAGSGSGMYL, from the coding sequence ATGCTGCACGACAAGATCCTGATCAAGCTCTCCGGCGCGGCCGGCGAGCGCACGTCACGCGGCGGCATCGTCATCCCGGCCACCGCCGAGGTCGCCAAGCGGCTGATCTGGGGCGAGGTACAGGGAATCGGGCAGCACGTCCGGTCGGTGAAGATCGGTGACAGCGTGCTGTTCAGCCCGGACGATCAGTTCGAGGTGGAGATCGGCGGCGAGACCTACCTGGTGCTGCGCGAACGGGATCTGCAGGCGGTGGCCAGCGAGGCCGCGGGCAGCGGCAGCGGGATGTACCTGTGA
- a CDS encoding class I SAM-dependent methyltransferase: MSGPVDPRRARVFGTFAADYDRWRPSYPEEAVRWLVPDNARLVADVGAGTGKLTGVLVRLGVEVVAVEPDPDMLDVLRANHPHVQLANAPAEALPLADGGVDAVLVGQAWHWFDHQRAVAEVRRVLRPGGWLGIIGNEAGPREPWLDELAALHPDVVGTDDATDDGANPWAEQGLAGVPFAARLFPWQHMMTPAALKSLLATHSVFAVMPEAEREARLGQMAAVAQAEADRRGVSELPFHQVASCVRVFV; encoded by the coding sequence GTGAGCGGGCCCGTTGATCCCCGGCGCGCACGGGTCTTCGGCACCTTCGCGGCCGACTACGACCGCTGGCGCCCGAGCTACCCGGAGGAGGCCGTGCGCTGGCTGGTCCCCGACAACGCCCGTCTGGTCGCCGACGTCGGGGCCGGCACCGGGAAACTGACCGGAGTGCTGGTCCGGCTCGGAGTGGAGGTGGTCGCGGTGGAACCCGACCCGGACATGCTGGACGTCCTTCGGGCGAACCATCCGCACGTCCAGCTGGCGAACGCTCCGGCCGAGGCGTTGCCGCTGGCCGATGGCGGCGTGGACGCGGTGCTGGTCGGTCAGGCGTGGCACTGGTTCGACCACCAGAGGGCGGTGGCCGAGGTCCGGCGAGTGCTGCGCCCGGGCGGTTGGCTCGGCATCATCGGCAACGAAGCCGGCCCGCGCGAACCCTGGCTCGACGAACTGGCCGCGCTGCATCCGGACGTTGTCGGCACCGACGACGCGACCGACGACGGGGCCAATCCCTGGGCCGAGCAGGGCTTGGCCGGAGTGCCGTTCGCGGCGCGGCTCTTCCCATGGCAACACATGATGACCCCGGCCGCACTGAAGTCCCTCCTGGCCACCCACTCGGTCTTCGCCGTCATGCCGGAGGCCGAGCGGGAGGCCCGACTGGGTCAGATGGCGGCGGTGGCTCAGGCCGAGGCCGATCGTCGAGGGGTGTCGGAGTTGCCGTTCCATCAGGTCGCGTCGTGCGTCCGCGTGTTCGTCTGA
- the sthA gene encoding Si-specific NAD(P)(+) transhydrogenase, with amino-acid sequence MDHFDLIVIGSGPAGQKAAIAAAKLGRKAAVIERRNMVGGVCINTGTIPSKTLREAVLYLTGLNQRELYGQAYRVKDDITVADLSARTQHVINREIDVIRNQLSRNRVALIPGTARFVDPHTVEVENEYGVKQDLTADKFVIAVGTRPARPSSVEFDGETIVDSDQILNMNRVPASMVVVGAGVIGIEYASMFAALGTKVTVVEKRSGMLDFCDEEIIEALKYQLRDLAVTFRFGESVRTVERHAGGTLTILESGKKIPADTVLYSAGRQGASDTVNVLAAGIEPAERGRLEVNENFQTAVDHIYAVGDIIGFPALAATSMEQGRRASYHAFGESVGGKLGDLQPIGIYSIPEISYVGRTENQLTSENVPFEVGVSRYRELARGAILGDSYGILKLLVHAESRELLGVHVFGTNATELVHIGQMVMGCGGTVDFLVDAVFNYPTLAESYKVAALDAVNKMRAIARVTLL; translated from the coding sequence ATGGACCACTTCGACCTGATCGTCATCGGATCCGGCCCGGCCGGCCAGAAGGCCGCGATCGCCGCGGCCAAGCTGGGCCGGAAGGCGGCCGTCATCGAACGCCGCAACATGGTCGGCGGTGTCTGCATCAACACCGGCACCATCCCCTCCAAGACACTCCGCGAGGCCGTGCTGTACCTGACCGGTCTCAACCAACGGGAGCTCTACGGCCAGGCGTACCGCGTCAAGGACGACATCACGGTGGCCGACCTCTCGGCTCGGACGCAGCACGTCATCAACCGCGAGATCGACGTCATCCGCAACCAGCTCTCCCGCAACCGGGTCGCGCTGATCCCGGGCACGGCCCGCTTCGTGGACCCGCACACCGTCGAGGTGGAGAACGAGTACGGCGTCAAACAGGACCTGACGGCCGACAAGTTCGTCATCGCCGTCGGAACGCGCCCGGCCCGCCCGAGTTCGGTGGAGTTCGACGGCGAGACCATCGTGGATTCCGACCAGATCCTGAACATGAACCGGGTACCGGCGTCGATGGTGGTGGTCGGGGCCGGGGTGATCGGCATCGAGTACGCGTCGATGTTCGCCGCCCTGGGCACCAAGGTGACCGTGGTCGAGAAGCGGTCCGGGATGCTCGACTTCTGTGACGAGGAGATCATCGAGGCGCTGAAGTACCAGCTCCGGGACCTCGCGGTCACCTTCCGGTTCGGCGAGTCGGTGCGCACCGTGGAGCGGCACGCCGGCGGCACGCTGACCATTCTCGAGTCGGGCAAGAAGATCCCGGCCGACACGGTGCTCTACTCGGCCGGGCGTCAGGGAGCCTCGGACACGGTCAACGTGCTGGCCGCCGGCATCGAACCGGCCGAACGCGGACGGCTCGAGGTCAACGAGAACTTCCAGACCGCGGTGGACCACATCTATGCCGTCGGCGACATCATCGGCTTCCCGGCGCTGGCTGCGACGTCCATGGAACAGGGTCGCCGGGCCAGCTATCACGCGTTCGGCGAGTCGGTCGGCGGCAAGCTGGGCGACCTGCAGCCGATCGGCATCTACTCGATCCCCGAGATCTCCTACGTCGGCCGTACCGAGAATCAGCTGACCAGCGAGAACGTGCCGTTCGAGGTGGGCGTCTCCCGCTACCGGGAGCTGGCTCGGGGGGCCATCCTCGGCGACTCCTACGGCATCTTGAAGTTGCTGGTGCACGCCGAGTCGCGTGAGCTGCTCGGCGTCCACGTGTTCGGCACCAACGCCACGGAGCTGGTCCACATCGGCCAGATGGTGATGGGCTGCGGGGGCACCGTCGACTTCCTGGTCGACGCCGTCTTCAACTATCCGACGCTGGCCGAGTCGTACAAGGTGGCGGCGCTGGACGCGGTGAACAAGATGAGGGCCATCGCCCGGGTCACCCTGCTCTAG
- a CDS encoding TerD family protein, producing the protein MTVLSRGANAALPAGVVEVAVSGARQGSVDLMVFQLGPDHRVRTDADFVFFNQPASPEGAVRLVAADRVTADLNAVPAGVETLAVAVALDDSVPGSLASIPGLAVTVTGGSQAPASGLTTERAAVLVEIYRRAGGWKVRNVSAGWAAGLSALAGEHGVSVDEEPAPEALPSPVLPSVVSPSPAAGYPPQPTPPPAPAYPAPAPAPTPPPAYPTPPSAPAYPPPPSGERQPAAVAATINAQPPGSTYPMPGGFPPPGGSLPPPPPFSPPTPGGWTAPGGDLRR; encoded by the coding sequence ATGACGGTTCTCTCGCGCGGGGCGAATGCGGCGCTGCCGGCCGGTGTGGTCGAGGTGGCGGTGTCCGGTGCCCGACAGGGATCGGTCGATCTGATGGTGTTCCAACTCGGCCCCGACCACCGGGTCCGCACCGACGCCGACTTCGTCTTCTTCAACCAGCCGGCATCGCCGGAGGGGGCCGTCCGGCTGGTCGCGGCGGATCGGGTCACCGCCGATCTGAACGCGGTGCCGGCGGGGGTCGAGACCCTGGCCGTCGCGGTCGCCCTGGACGATTCGGTGCCCGGGTCGCTGGCGTCGATCCCCGGACTCGCCGTCACCGTCACCGGTGGTTCGCAGGCTCCGGCCTCCGGACTCACCACCGAGCGGGCCGCCGTGCTGGTGGAGATCTACCGCCGCGCCGGTGGTTGGAAGGTCCGTAACGTCTCGGCCGGGTGGGCGGCCGGGCTGTCGGCGTTGGCCGGCGAGCACGGCGTGAGCGTCGACGAGGAGCCGGCGCCCGAGGCGCTGCCGTCGCCGGTGCTGCCGAGCGTGGTCTCCCCGTCGCCGGCGGCCGGCTACCCGCCGCAACCGACCCCGCCTCCGGCTCCCGCCTATCCGGCCCCGGCCCCGGCCCCGACCCCGCCTCCCGCCTATCCGACCCCGCCTTCGGCGCCCGCCTATCCGCCGCCGCCGTCCGGCGAGCGGCAACCCGCTGCGGTCGCGGCAACGATCAATGCCCAGCCGCCCGGGTCGACCTACCCGATGCCCGGCGGGTTCCCGCCCCCCGGCGGCAGTCTCCCGCCGCCGCCGCCGTTCTCCCCGCCGACCCCGGGGGGATGGACTGCACCCGGGGGAGACCTGCGCCGATGA
- a CDS encoding VWA domain-containing protein: protein MPDLTRGGNAPIAGTSLQVAVAGARQGAVDLMVFQLTDTGKVRSDADFIFFNQPASPEGAVRLTAADRLSIELAGVPAGIDKLAVAVSLDDSVPGSLAGIAGLGVTVSGPSDQHSAPAAGLTTERAAVLVEIYRRGGAWKVRNVSAGWTEGLSGLAKEHGVSVDDEPTPAPPVPTAPVATPPAPQAVPPAPAVQAPPAVAPQADGVRSVPGEAGLSLVKREKLDLRKREVAKVLMTKGAQNERARIVLVLDKTGSMADEYAAGIVHRVIERMVPVAIQLDDDGSLECYLYAVKFAKLPDIRVEYLERWMADFIHMSGVHQGINYRDIGGYNDEIPIMNEIINSLAGQQGPTLVLFFTDGGFTKKKEITNLIKKASGLPAFWQFVGIGNNNFGVLTKLDEMTGRTVDNVGFFPVTDIDRIDDGELYRRLLHEFPDWLRSARAAGILR from the coding sequence ATGCCTGATCTGACTCGCGGGGGCAATGCCCCCATCGCCGGTACCAGCCTTCAGGTGGCCGTCGCGGGCGCCCGCCAGGGCGCGGTTGACCTCATGGTCTTCCAGCTGACGGACACCGGAAAGGTCCGCAGCGACGCCGATTTCATCTTCTTCAACCAACCGGCCTCCCCCGAGGGGGCGGTCCGGTTGACCGCCGCCGATCGGCTGTCCATCGAGTTGGCCGGCGTGCCGGCCGGGATCGACAAGCTGGCCGTCGCCGTGTCGCTGGACGATTCCGTCCCGGGTTCGTTGGCCGGGATCGCCGGCCTCGGGGTGACCGTCAGCGGGCCGTCGGACCAGCACTCGGCGCCGGCCGCGGGTCTGACCACCGAACGAGCGGCCGTGCTGGTCGAGATCTACCGCCGCGGCGGTGCCTGGAAGGTCCGGAACGTGTCGGCGGGCTGGACCGAGGGTCTTTCCGGGCTGGCCAAGGAGCACGGCGTGAGCGTCGACGACGAGCCGACCCCGGCCCCGCCCGTTCCGACTGCGCCGGTTGCGACTCCGCCCGCACCGCAGGCGGTCCCGCCGGCCCCGGCCGTCCAAGCCCCGCCAGCGGTCGCCCCACAGGCCGACGGTGTCCGATCCGTTCCCGGCGAGGCCGGCTTGTCCCTCGTCAAACGCGAGAAGCTGGACCTGCGCAAGCGTGAGGTGGCCAAGGTCCTGATGACCAAGGGCGCGCAGAATGAGCGGGCGCGGATCGTCCTGGTGTTGGACAAGACCGGCTCCATGGCGGACGAATACGCGGCCGGAATCGTGCACCGGGTCATCGAGCGCATGGTGCCGGTGGCGATCCAGCTCGATGACGACGGATCCCTCGAGTGCTATCTCTACGCGGTCAAATTCGCGAAACTGCCGGACATCCGGGTCGAATACCTGGAACGCTGGATGGCCGATTTCATTCACATGAGCGGCGTCCATCAGGGCATCAACTACCGGGACATCGGCGGATACAACGACGAGATTCCGATCATGAACGAAATCATCAATTCCCTGGCCGGACAACAGGGTCCGACTCTGGTGCTGTTCTTCACCGACGGCGGGTTCACCAAGAAGAAGGAAATCACCAACCTCATCAAGAAGGCGTCGGGTCTGCCTGCCTTCTGGCAGTTCGTCGGCATCGGGAACAACAACTTCGGGGTGCTGACCAAGTTGGACGAGATGACCGGGCGGACGGTGGACAACGTCGGCTTCTTCCCCGTCACGGACATCGATCGAATCGACGACGGAGAGCTGTACCGCCGCTTGCTGCACGAATTTCCCGACTGGCTCCGTTCGGCCCGAGCGGCCGGTATTTTGCGCTAG
- a CDS encoding heavy metal-binding domain-containing protein yields MTVNAGLPQVALDRIARARASGVRTSLLSVPSAASARSVGLNPVGEVMGCIVQHLGWQGWAGCGYWGNNYRQARVTTFGSYAPYVDSVRHGYDTALQRLATEATMLGADGVMDVRITVTHLGNDNHEFVALGSAVRLGQERSGADAVPKVLATPFLTDLSGADVCKLMRNGWIPTSIVYGIALAVRHDDWQTYAQSRSWVNTEVSGFTELTNLVRHQARQKVTAHAAAKAAEGVLITGSSMRVWEQEPSDGHRDHLAEARMFGTGIVAFARPGVKPRPTSLSFLPLR; encoded by the coding sequence ATGACGGTGAACGCGGGACTTCCGCAGGTGGCGCTGGACCGCATTGCCCGGGCCCGCGCCTCCGGTGTGCGCACTTCCCTGCTGTCCGTGCCGAGTGCTGCCAGTGCTCGTTCGGTCGGCCTCAATCCGGTCGGTGAGGTGATGGGCTGCATCGTCCAACACCTCGGATGGCAGGGTTGGGCCGGATGCGGCTACTGGGGCAACAACTATCGGCAGGCCCGGGTCACGACCTTCGGCAGCTACGCCCCGTACGTCGACTCGGTCCGTCATGGCTACGACACGGCGCTGCAGCGACTCGCGACCGAGGCGACGATGCTGGGTGCGGACGGCGTCATGGACGTGCGGATCACGGTGACCCACCTGGGCAACGACAATCACGAGTTCGTCGCGCTGGGCAGCGCGGTCCGATTGGGACAGGAGCGATCCGGGGCGGACGCCGTTCCCAAGGTCCTCGCGACGCCGTTCCTCACCGACCTGTCCGGGGCCGATGTGTGCAAGCTGATGCGCAACGGGTGGATTCCGACGTCCATCGTCTACGGCATCGCCCTGGCCGTCCGGCACGACGACTGGCAGACCTACGCCCAATCCCGGAGCTGGGTGAACACGGAGGTATCCGGGTTCACCGAGCTGACGAACCTGGTCCGGCACCAGGCTCGGCAGAAGGTCACCGCACACGCGGCGGCCAAGGCGGCCGAGGGTGTGCTGATCACCGGATCGAGCATGCGGGTCTGGGAGCAGGAACCGTCGGACGGGCACCGGGACCACTTGGCCGAGGCCCGGATGTTCGGTACCGGCATCGTCGCCTTCGCCCGCCCCGGCGTGAAACCCCGGCCGACCTCCCTTTCGTTCCTTCCCCTGCGATGA
- a CDS encoding heavy metal-binding domain-containing protein: MTIEHDALGIPQDALRRLASMRPGQPTAMFTSDLSVNEFLLVREAGFRPLGLVFGSSIYHVGFQAGRWSQNQELGTLSGAMYHARELAMTRMEAEADVLGADGVVAVRLEIEFKEFGSDLAEFTAVGTAVKADTATAPDGFGWKPNTGKPFTSDLSGQDFWTLLQAGYAPLGMVMGTCVYHIAHQRFGQMFSNIGQNVEIPQFTEALYDARELAMSRMQAEGEALQAEGIVGVNLLSLPHRWGGHTTEFFAVGTAVRPLRADHSIPTPQLMLPLADR, from the coding sequence ATGACCATCGAGCACGACGCTCTCGGAATCCCGCAGGACGCTCTGCGCCGGCTGGCCTCCATGCGCCCCGGCCAGCCCACCGCGATGTTCACGTCCGACCTGTCGGTCAACGAATTCCTGCTGGTCCGCGAGGCCGGGTTCCGGCCGCTGGGGTTGGTCTTCGGCTCCAGCATCTATCACGTCGGCTTCCAGGCCGGGCGCTGGAGCCAGAACCAGGAGCTGGGCACCCTGTCCGGTGCCATGTACCACGCGCGGGAACTGGCGATGACCCGGATGGAGGCCGAGGCCGACGTGCTCGGCGCGGACGGCGTGGTCGCCGTCCGCCTGGAGATCGAGTTCAAGGAGTTCGGCTCCGACCTCGCCGAATTCACCGCCGTCGGAACGGCCGTCAAGGCCGACACCGCGACGGCCCCCGATGGTTTCGGCTGGAAGCCGAACACCGGGAAGCCGTTCACGTCGGACCTGTCGGGTCAGGATTTCTGGACCCTGCTGCAGGCCGGGTACGCACCGCTCGGCATGGTGATGGGCACCTGCGTCTATCACATCGCCCATCAGCGGTTCGGGCAGATGTTCTCCAACATCGGCCAGAACGTGGAGATCCCGCAGTTCACCGAGGCGCTGTACGACGCCCGGGAGCTGGCGATGAGCCGGATGCAGGCCGAGGGCGAGGCGTTGCAGGCCGAGGGCATCGTGGGGGTCAACCTGCTGTCCCTGCCCCACCGATGGGGCGGTCACACCACGGAGTTCTTCGCCGTCGGCACGGCCGTACGGCCGCTGCGGGCCGACCACTCGATCCCGACGCCGCAGTTGATGCTGCCTCTGGCCGATCGATGA
- a CDS encoding uracil-DNA glycosylase produces MTSEPDPGAPAALARLDRAVAECRACPRLVAWREQIAAQKRAAFRDEVYWGRPVPGFGPADAWLAVVGLAPAAHGGNRTGRMFTGDRSGDVLFAALFRAGLASQPHSVSIGDGLTLTGVRITAPVHCAPPDNKPTPQERDTCAPFLAAELRILARTVRVALVLGAFGWQSLLAALGSMGWRVPRPRPKFGHGAEVELTSPDGAPLTVLGCYHVSQQNTFTGRLTPAMLDAVLARAAALRSP; encoded by the coding sequence ATGACGTCGGAGCCGGATCCGGGTGCGCCCGCCGCACTGGCCCGGCTGGACCGGGCCGTGGCGGAGTGCCGGGCGTGCCCCCGGCTCGTCGCGTGGCGGGAGCAGATCGCGGCGCAGAAGCGTGCGGCATTCCGCGACGAGGTGTACTGGGGGAGGCCGGTTCCCGGATTCGGGCCGGCCGACGCGTGGCTGGCCGTGGTCGGGTTGGCGCCGGCCGCGCACGGCGGGAACCGCACGGGCCGGATGTTCACCGGGGACCGCAGCGGCGACGTCCTGTTCGCGGCGTTGTTCCGGGCCGGACTGGCGTCGCAGCCGCATTCGGTGTCCATCGGTGACGGATTGACGTTGACCGGGGTCCGGATCACCGCACCGGTGCACTGCGCACCCCCGGACAACAAGCCCACTCCGCAGGAACGGGACACCTGCGCGCCGTTCTTGGCCGCGGAGTTGCGGATTCTCGCCCGGACCGTCCGGGTCGCGCTCGTGCTCGGGGCCTTCGGTTGGCAATCGCTGCTCGCCGCATTGGGATCGATGGGCTGGCGGGTCCCGCGACCACGGCCGAAGTTCGGGCACGGGGCGGAGGTCGAGCTGACGAGCCCGGACGGAGCACCCCTGACTGTCCTTGGCTGCTACCACGTGAGCCAGCAGAACACTTTCACCGGTCGCCTCACCCCCGCCATGCTCGACGCCGTGCTGGCGCGCGCCGCCGCGCTACGCTCGCCCTGA
- a CDS encoding bifunctional lysylphosphatidylglycerol flippase/synthetase MprF produces MTDLEHIEPVAQQVLPSRDASDAGGRRWVWTGDAAAVAVLVIAALITVYSHRLTERHVERAWIFASVAALILLGRGIRLRRPFTARHVGLAAVGLVVAIAADATHFGLIGFVATVLVGFALVLPAPSRPDPAMLHFIIPLVDETPDDPLAPFVLHSRKSYFLNAAGTAAVGYRTRFGIAVVGGDPVGDTSAFASLIGEFTAFCRGNGWRVAVLGAGERCRDLWADRSGGGPGLRSVAFGREVVLDVQNFHLNGRQFRNLRQAVNRSHNAGVTTEVLAEADIDEPLRRELLAVADAVDRGDQRRGFSMILDRLLTGEIPGLWLVIARDRKGAVAGFQRYGTADGGREVSLDVPCRRPDAPNGTDERMAVDMVAWARQRGAVHLSLSFAAFPELFDDAARGRVRQALYRLVHLGDGLLELESLYTFLRKFHGLGQHRYVLFKRRAFIPSLAAMLSLEFGPHRRRRG; encoded by the coding sequence GTGACCGACCTCGAGCACATCGAACCGGTTGCGCAGCAGGTGCTGCCCAGCCGGGACGCAAGCGACGCCGGTGGCCGGAGGTGGGTCTGGACCGGTGACGCCGCCGCCGTTGCAGTGCTGGTCATCGCTGCGCTGATCACCGTGTACTCCCATCGTCTCACCGAGCGGCACGTCGAACGGGCCTGGATCTTCGCGTCGGTGGCCGCCCTGATCCTGCTGGGCCGGGGCATCCGGTTGCGGCGGCCGTTCACCGCCCGCCACGTCGGTCTGGCCGCCGTCGGCCTGGTCGTGGCCATCGCGGCCGACGCCACCCACTTCGGCCTGATCGGCTTCGTCGCCACCGTACTGGTCGGCTTCGCCCTGGTCCTGCCGGCCCCCAGCCGGCCCGACCCGGCGATGCTGCATTTCATCATCCCGCTGGTGGACGAGACACCGGACGACCCGTTGGCTCCGTTCGTCCTGCACTCGCGCAAGAGCTACTTCCTCAATGCGGCCGGTACGGCGGCCGTCGGGTACCGCACCCGCTTCGGTATCGCCGTGGTCGGCGGCGATCCGGTCGGCGACACGTCCGCTTTCGCCTCGCTGATCGGGGAGTTCACCGCCTTCTGCCGCGGCAACGGCTGGCGCGTGGCCGTGCTCGGTGCGGGCGAGCGCTGCCGCGATCTGTGGGCCGACCGGAGCGGCGGCGGCCCGGGTCTGCGCTCCGTCGCGTTCGGCCGCGAGGTCGTCCTGGACGTGCAGAATTTCCATCTCAACGGCCGGCAGTTCCGCAACCTGCGGCAGGCGGTGAACCGTTCGCACAATGCCGGGGTCACCACCGAGGTGCTGGCCGAGGCCGACATCGACGAGCCGCTGCGGCGCGAGTTGCTGGCCGTGGCCGACGCGGTGGACCGCGGAGATCAGCGGCGCGGTTTCTCGATGATCCTCGACCGGCTCCTCACTGGTGAGATCCCTGGCCTGTGGCTGGTGATCGCCCGGGACCGCAAGGGGGCGGTGGCCGGGTTCCAGCGGTACGGCACGGCCGACGGCGGCCGGGAGGTGTCGCTGGACGTGCCCTGCCGCCGGCCCGACGCGCCGAACGGCACCGACGAGCGCATGGCGGTCGACATGGTCGCCTGGGCGCGGCAACGCGGTGCCGTGCACCTGTCGCTGTCGTTCGCGGCGTTCCCCGAACTGTTCGACGACGCCGCCCGGGGTCGCGTCCGCCAGGCTCTCTACCGCCTGGTCCATCTGGGCGACGGCCTGCTCGAGTTGGAGTCGCTGTACACCTTCCTGCGCAAGTTCCACGGGCTCGGCCAGCACCGCTACGTGCTGTTCAAGCGCCGGGCGTTCATCCCGTCGCTGGCCGCCATGCTGAGTCTGGAATTCGGGCCGCACCGGCGCCGTCGAGGCTGA
- a CDS encoding class I SAM-dependent methyltransferase yields MHLDQHYVDPRVAAIYDTANAARQDFDFYLALARELNARHIIDLACGTGALAVELAAQGATVTGVDPAPAMLDVARRRPGADQVRWLDGDSSALPAATADLVVMTGHAAQVFLTDEQWRTVLADCARALRPGGVLAFETRNPSARGWRAWNRTDSHRAHDGPEAFETWVEITDVRPDFVSFTGHTVFTADGRVVLSPSTLRFRTSAQVRTSLADAGFAVRQVFGDWTREAVTDTAPELIFVAERT; encoded by the coding sequence GTGCATCTTGACCAGCACTACGTCGATCCACGGGTCGCCGCGATCTACGACACCGCGAACGCAGCCCGTCAGGACTTCGACTTCTACCTTGCCCTCGCCCGGGAGTTGAACGCTCGCCACATCATCGACCTGGCCTGCGGCACCGGTGCCCTGGCCGTCGAGCTGGCCGCGCAGGGCGCGACGGTCACCGGAGTCGACCCGGCGCCGGCCATGCTGGACGTGGCCCGACGGCGTCCGGGTGCCGATCAGGTCCGCTGGTTGGACGGGGATTCGTCGGCCCTGCCGGCGGCCACGGCCGATCTGGTGGTGATGACCGGCCACGCGGCGCAGGTCTTCCTCACCGACGAGCAGTGGCGCACCGTGCTGGCCGACTGCGCCCGGGCGCTGCGCCCCGGCGGCGTTCTGGCCTTCGAGACCAGGAATCCGTCGGCTCGCGGCTGGAGGGCCTGGAACCGGACGGACAGCCACCGCGCCCATGACGGCCCCGAGGCGTTCGAGACCTGGGTCGAGATCACCGACGTGCGCCCGGACTTCGTCTCGTTCACCGGACACACGGTCTTCACCGCCGACGGCCGGGTCGTCCTGAGCCCCAGCACCCTGCGGTTCCGGACGTCGGCGCAGGTGCGTACCAGCCTGGCCGACGCCGGCTTCGCGGTTCGTCAGGTGTTCGGCGATTGGACCCGCGAAGCGGTGACCGATACCGCACCGGAACTCATCTTCGTCGCCGAACGGACCTGA